One genomic region from Leishmania braziliensis MHOM/BR/75/M2904 complete genome, chromosome 35 encodes:
- a CDS encoding putative vacuolar ATP synthase subunit d — translation MSSTNRYPALPSRMTLIAFKTRLKGAQKGHSLLKKKADALALRYRIVMGELHSAKLDMANQIKGSYFTITQAQFIAGDISLAVQESLKIPTYRMELQVENIAGVQVPSFHTQNGDAAEGQSTATVAAAGSLTTGLGKGGEQIKEAYFAFRQTLSLLVKIASLQTSWITLDIAQRVTNRRVNALEKVVIPRLQNTLSYITSELDEQEREEFFRLKMVQKKKKAMAKVQQAARDAETVALAAERTRQRNLLMAQYDGGVVEADMIV, via the coding sequence ATGTCGAGTACAAACCGCTACCCGGCCCTGCCGAGCCGCATGACGCTCATCGCCTTCAAGACACGTCTGAAAGGCGCGCAGAAGGGGCACAGTTTGTTGAAAAAGAAGGCCGACGCCCTGGCACTGCGCTACCGCATAGTGATGGGTGAGCTGCACTCAGCGAAGCTCGATATGGCGAACCAGATCAAGGGCTCCTACTTCACCATCACTCAGGCACAATTTATTGCTGGAGATATCAGTCTTGCCGTGCAGGAGTCGCTCAAAATCCCGACGTACCGGATGGAGTTGCAGGTAGAGAACATTGCTGGGGTACAGGTACCAAGCTTTCACACGCAGaacggcgacgccgccgaaGGCCAGAGCACTGCGACGGTGGCCGCCGCAGGCTCTCTCACAACTGGTCTGGGTAAGGGTGGTGAGCAAATCAAGGAGGCATACTTCGCCTTCCGGCAGACTCTATCGCTTCTCGTCAAAATAGCGTCACTGCAGACGAGCTGGATTACGCTAGATATCGCTCAAAGAGTGACGAACCGCCGCGTAAATGCTCTGGAGAAGGTAGTCATTCCACGCTTGCAGAACACTCTCAGCTACATCACGTCGGAGCTAGAcgagcaggagcgtgaggAGTTCTTCCGACTTAAGATggtgcagaagaagaagaaggctATGGCCAAGGTCCAGCAAGCCGCGCGCGACGCTGAGACGGTAGCCCTCGCGGCGGAGCggacgcggcagcgcaacCTCCTCATGGCCCAGTACGACGGTGGCGTCGTCGAGGCAGACATGATAGTGTAA